GCTTGGAGCCGCGCAGCGGGGTGAGCTGGCCGTGCGGGTTGCTCAGCAGGCGGTCGAGCATGGCCGGGTTGAATAGGCCACGGTCCTGGCTCGGGTCGGTCAGCAGCTCGCGCACCCAATCCAGGGTGGCACCTTGCAGGTGCTTGAGGCCGGGCACCGGGAAGTAGCCCTTCTTGCGGTCGATCACCTCGTGGGGGATGACCCGCCGCGCGGCCTGCTTGAGCACTTGCTTGCCGCCGTCAGGCAGCTTGAAGCGTGCCGGGATGCGTGCCGACAGCTCCACCAGGCGGTAGTCGAGGAACGGCGTGCGCGCTTCCAGGCCCCAGGCCATGGTCATGTTGTCGACGCGCTTGACCGGGTCGTCCACCAGCATCACGGTGCTGTCCAGGCGCAGTGCCTTGTCTACCGCGTCGGCGGCGCCGGGGCGGGCAAAGTGCTCGCGCACAAAATCGCCAGCCGCGTCGGTTTCCAGCAGCCACGGGGCTTGCACGGTGTCGCGGTACTCGGCGTGGCTGCGGTCGAAAAAGGCCTCACGGTAAGCGCTGTAGGGGTCAGCCGCGCCGTCCACCTGCGGGTACCAGTGGTAACCGGCAAACAGCTCGTCGGCGCCCTGGCCGCTTTGCACACCTTTGCAATGCTTGGCCACCTCGCGAGACAGCAAATAGAAGGCAATGCAGTCGTGGCTGACCATTGGCTCGCTCATGGCGCGGAAGGCCGCAGGCAGTTGCTCGATGATTTCGCTTTCGGCAATGCGCAACTGGTGGTGGTGGGTGCCGTAGTGTTTGGCGATCAGGTCGGAATACTGGAATTCGTCGCCACGTTCGCCGCCGGCGTCTTCAAAGCCGATGGAGAAGGTGGAGAGGTCGTCCACGCCAGCTTCGCGCAGCAGGCCGACCAACAGGCTGGAATCAACACCGCCCGACAACAGCACGCCGACGTCCACTGCTGCACGCTGGCGGATGGCCACGGCATCGCGG
The genomic region above belongs to Pseudomonas sp. PSKL.D1 and contains:
- a CDS encoding N-acetylglutaminylglutamine amidotransferase; this encodes MCGLAGELRFTPIDQAPRPADLAAVERITHHLAPRGPDAWGFHSQGPIALGHRRLKIMDLSDGSAQPMVDNTLGLSLAFNGAIYNFPELRQELQDLGYTFWSDGDTEVLLKGYHAWGAALLPKLNGMFALAIWERDNQRLFLARDRLGVKPLYLSRNGERLRFASTLPALLKGGDIDPMIDPVALNHYLNFHAVVPAPRTLLANVQKLEPGTWMRIDRHGEVERHTWWQLHYGPNPDERDLDLEGWTTRVLDATRDAVAIRQRAAVDVGVLLSGGVDSSLLVGLLREAGVDDLSTFSIGFEDAGGERGDEFQYSDLIAKHYGTHHHQLRIAESEIIEQLPAAFRAMSEPMVSHDCIAFYLLSREVAKHCKGVQSGQGADELFAGYHWYPQVDGAADPYSAYREAFFDRSHAEYRDTVQAPWLLETDAAGDFVREHFARPGAADAVDKALRLDSTVMLVDDPVKRVDNMTMAWGLEARTPFLDYRLVELSARIPARFKLPDGGKQVLKQAARRVIPHEVIDRKKGYFPVPGLKHLQGATLDWVRELLTDPSQDRGLFNPAMLDRLLSNPHGQLTPLRGSKLWQLAALNLWLSEQGI